The DNA window AACCAAAACGGGTGACTTGGGTGATTGTGATGATCTGCCGGAAGACAGCATGATTATTCCGACGATTACCTCAACCAATGACAACTGTCTGGGTAAAGAATGCCCAAGCTATACTGACTGCTTTGTGCTGAAAGCGCGTAAGCGGGCTATGGACTCTGATGTCGTGGTGGTCAACCATCACCTGTTTTTTGCTGATCTCGCAATAAAAGAAACCGGATTTGGTGAGCTAATCCCGGAAGCTGATGTGTTTATTTTCGACGAAGCCCATCAGCTACCAGATATCGCCAGTGAATACTTTGGTCAGACGGTATCGAGCCGTCAGATTCATGAACTGGCGAAAGATATAGAAATCGCCTACCGCACTGAAGCAAAAGACATGCGCCAGTTACAGAAGGTGAGTGACAAGCTGCTACAAAGTGCGATGGATATGCGTATTGTTCTCGGAGAGCCGGGCTTTCGTGGTAACTGGCGTGAGGCAATGCAGTCGGAGTCGATTAAGCGAGAGTTGGTAAGGCTGACTGACAGCCTTGAGCTGGCTATTGACGTGCTCAAAATTGCGTTGGGCCGTAGTCAGTTACTTGATGCGGCGTTTGAGCGTGCCAATTTAATCAAAGGCCGGATCAATCGTGTGTGTGATGTGGATATTACAGGGTACTCTTACTGGTATGACACATCTCCACGTCATTTTGCACTGCATATTACACCGCTTTCCGTCTCGGATAAGTTCCACGAGCAAATTGAAATTAAGCAAGGTGCCTGGATATTTACCTCAGCAACTTTAGCGGTATCAGGTGACTTTAAACATTTTACCGATCGCCTAGGTCTCAAACCTGAGCAGCAGTTCTCTTTACCATCGCCGTTTGATTACGAAAAGCAGGCGCGTCTGTGTGTGCCTCGTTATTTACCTGAACCGAACAGCCCCGGCCTGGCAGATAAACTGGTAAGAATGCTGGCACCTGTGATTGAAGAGAACCAGGGGCGTTGCTTTTTTCTCTGTACCTCTCACAGTATGATGAGAGATCTCGGCGAAAAATTTCGCGAAACTCTGGATTTGCCCGTTCTCATGCAGGGTGAAATGAGTAAACAAAAGACCCTGGCGGAGTTTATGGAACTCGGCAATGCGTTGCTGGTGGCGACCGGGGCTTTCTGGGAGGGTATCGATGTTAGAGGTGATGCGTTGAGCTGTGTTATCATCGACAAATTACCGTTTACCGCCCCTGATGATCCGCTGCTTAAAGCCCGAATCGAAGATTGTCGACTACGTGGCGGAGAGCCTTTTGCCGAAGTGCAGATCCCTGATGCAGTGATCACCTTAAAGCAGGGCGTAGGACGTTTGATTCGAGACCAGAAAGATCACGGGGCGTTGATCATTTGTGACAATCGTTTAGTCACCCGTGATTATGGCGGCACCTTTTTAGGCAGCTTGCCACCTATCCCTAGAACGAGGGATTTAGAACGAATCAAAGCTTTCCTTAAAGCAGATTAATCTGCCACAGACTGGTGCTGTGGCATAAACCAATCAAATAGAGTTGTAGAGAGTTAAATGAGCGCAAAGATTCTTGCCATCGATACAGCAACTGAAAACTGTTCGGTTGCATTACTGGTTAATGACCAAGTGATTTCACGCAGCGAAGTTGCCCCTCGTGACCATACCAAGAAAGTATTGCCTATGGTTGATGAAGTGCTGAAAGAAGCGGGTCTGACTTTGCAAGATTTAGACGCACTGGCATTTGGCCGTGGCCCAGGTAGCTTTACCGGGGTTCGCGTTGGTATCGGCATTGCTCAGGGGTTAGCGTTTGGTGCAGATCTGCCAATGATTGGTATTTCAACTTTAGCGGCAATGGCGCAAGCAAGTTACCGTCTTCACGGTGCAACTGACGTAGCGGTTGCTATTGATGCCCGCATGAGTGAAGTGTACTGGGCGCGTTATACCCGCAAGGAAAATGGTGAGTGGACGGCTGTCGACGAAGAGTGTGTTATTCCGCCAGCAAACTTAGTCGAAGAAGCTCAATCGGATGATAAGACATGGACAACTGCAGGCACCGGTTGGGATGCTTATCAGGAAACACTGACTAGCCTGCCATTCAGTGTTACTGCAAGTGAAGTACTGTACCCTGATTCGCAAGACATTGTGGTTCTCGCCAAACAAGAGTTTGATAAAGGCAACACAGTTCCTGTTGAAGAGTCTAGTCCTGTCTACCTTCGCGACAATGTGACGTGGAAAAAGCTTCCGGGTCGAGAGTAAGCTTTTCACTAATTCACTAACAAATACGTTAGTTGATTTAAATGCAGGGCAATAGCCCTGCCTTTTATGGAATGTTATGGCATCGATTAATGGTTTACCTCCCTCGCTGATACCTGGCGCAAATCGCACCAATAAAACCAGTAAGAAGAATCAGGTAAAAAAATCTCAGACTCAGCAGACTGTAGGTCAGCCTTCTAAGGTGGCGAATGCTGTCGCACATTCCATAAAGCAAGTCGACGAGTCTCAGATTCACCGTGCTCAAGTGCAATACGATCTGCCTGAAGGAAATGGACGAAAAGCGATGGAGCAGTACATGGATGTTATGAACCGAGCGAGAAAAGAGGAACTAGCTCAACTGCTTGGTGTCGATATCTATGTTTGATACCAATCTAAACAAGTAATTGCTCATTCTTGCTGGTTAAAACCACTGATAGCTGCGTTATAGATTTTGTAATTAGAATGACTAGTTATTGCAATCTATACCTTGCTCTAAGTGACTTTCCTTTTGCAGTAAGCCCTGCGCAATAAGTTGACCATTTACTTATCCAGATTGGTATAGGTAAAAGAAACAACAGAGTGGCTTTATGAAATTATCCAGACGTATTTATCTGATTTTGTTTGCTGTATTCGGGCTGTCGGCGTGCAGTTCTCTTCCTGAAGAGTTGAATGCAACAACAGAGCAGGTTCTAACTGACTACAAAATGTTTGCTGAATCTCAAGGGCAGGTAAGCAGTGATGTCCGTCTTGGTGGTGTTATCGCGAAAGTGGATAACCTAAAAGGCCAGACCCGCGTAGAGATTGTAAACCTTCTTATCAGCAAATCGGGTAAGCCTGATATCGAGCAGGATCCGAGAGGGCGTTTTGCTGTTTATTTTGATGGTTTCCTTGAGCCCGCAGCTTTCGGTTCCGGTCGTCTTATTACGGTTGTCGGCTCTGGTGCAGGTGAAGAGAAAGGAAAAATCGGTGAGCATGAATACATCTTCCCTTTAATGAAAGGCCAGGGCTATCGCTTGTGGAAGATTGAGGAACGCGTGCGTATGTATGACACCCCAACCTATTTTTACCCTTGTTATTCCATCAATTGCCGTATGCTGCGTCATGATTTTCCGCAAGACGGCAGGGTTATTAAGCAGGTCAGATAATCTGTTATGCACGAGCGACGATTCAAACTGGCTGCCGGGACAATGGCAGCACTTGAGATAGGTAATGAAAAAACGGCTGACTTGTCAGTCGTTTTTCTTCATGGGTGGTTGGACAATGCGGGCAGTTTTAAAGTGTTGATGGAACAAATTCATCACCTCAATCCAGAACTGCACTTACTGGCTGTCGATCATTTTGGTCATGGCTTCTCCAGTCACAAATCTGCTGATAATTATTATCCATTTCACGATTACATTGCTGACTTACATCAATTGGTGGATGAATTATCGCCAAACAGACTCATGTTGGTAGGGCATTCGCTTGGTGCTTTAGTCGCAAGTTGCTATAGTGCAGCGCTTCCTGAGCAGGTAGAAGCATTAGTACAAATTGAAGGTGCAGGTCCTATTACTGAAGAGCCTGCCAATAGCTTGCAACGTCTTCGTGATGGTATCTTGAGCCGCCAGCGGCAACGCAATAAGCCCGAACGGGCCATTGCATCATTTGAGCTGGCTTTAAAGTTACGCATGCAAGCCAATCAATTAACTGTGGAACAGCTTCTGCCTATTATTGAGCGGGGAACTGAGCAGCGTGAGAACTTATGGTACTGGAGACACGATACCAAGTTAAAATGCGCTTCTCTCTACCGGATGGCACAGGAACACGCCAACGCAATCACCAGCCAGATACGATGCCCACATCTGATCGTATTGGGCGAACAGGGATTTCAAAATCTGCCTTCTGAACAAGTTGATTGGGGACCGAATCCTCCCCAAGTGATTTCTGTTTCCGGAGGCCACCATTGCCATTTAGAGCAAATACTTGAAGTTGCGAATGCAATTCTTGGTGTAGTTAACAAAATTTAAACAAGTGTTTGGGAGTTTAGTGCTCAAGCACGTTCGCTGTGCTGTAATAGCCTCAAAATAAAAAGGCTGTAATGATAAGACAGCGATGAACGAGGAGTAATATCGTGGATAAACCATGGCTTTCACGTTATCCAAGTGACGTACCTGAAACAATTAATCCAGATCAGTATGAGTCTTTGGTCGAAATGTTTGAACAGTCTGTACAAAAATACGCAGACCAGCC is part of the Vibrio sp. B1FLJ16 genome and encodes:
- a CDS encoding ATP-dependent DNA helicase, giving the protein MIAKTFSSDGALGKAIPGFQARQPQIDMAEAVSRAIKDQSQLVVEAGTGTGKTFAYLVPALLSGKKVIISTGSKNLQEQLYHRDLPLMVSALGFYGQVALLKGRSNYLCLDRLSRQMVESHTNEADPTLLTQLVKVRSWSSETKTGDLGDCDDLPEDSMIIPTITSTNDNCLGKECPSYTDCFVLKARKRAMDSDVVVVNHHLFFADLAIKETGFGELIPEADVFIFDEAHQLPDIASEYFGQTVSSRQIHELAKDIEIAYRTEAKDMRQLQKVSDKLLQSAMDMRIVLGEPGFRGNWREAMQSESIKRELVRLTDSLELAIDVLKIALGRSQLLDAAFERANLIKGRINRVCDVDITGYSYWYDTSPRHFALHITPLSVSDKFHEQIEIKQGAWIFTSATLAVSGDFKHFTDRLGLKPEQQFSLPSPFDYEKQARLCVPRYLPEPNSPGLADKLVRMLAPVIEENQGRCFFLCTSHSMMRDLGEKFRETLDLPVLMQGEMSKQKTLAEFMELGNALLVATGAFWEGIDVRGDALSCVIIDKLPFTAPDDPLLKARIEDCRLRGGEPFAEVQIPDAVITLKQGVGRLIRDQKDHGALIICDNRLVTRDYGGTFLGSLPPIPRTRDLERIKAFLKAD
- the tsaB gene encoding tRNA (adenosine(37)-N6)-threonylcarbamoyltransferase complex dimerization subunit type 1 TsaB, with the translated sequence MSAKILAIDTATENCSVALLVNDQVISRSEVAPRDHTKKVLPMVDEVLKEAGLTLQDLDALAFGRGPGSFTGVRVGIGIAQGLAFGADLPMIGISTLAAMAQASYRLHGATDVAVAIDARMSEVYWARYTRKENGEWTAVDEECVIPPANLVEEAQSDDKTWTTAGTGWDAYQETLTSLPFSVTASEVLYPDSQDIVVLAKQEFDKGNTVPVEESSPVYLRDNVTWKKLPGRE
- a CDS encoding chromosome partitioning protein ParA, whose product is MASINGLPPSLIPGANRTNKTSKKNQVKKSQTQQTVGQPSKVANAVAHSIKQVDESQIHRAQVQYDLPEGNGRKAMEQYMDVMNRARKEELAQLLGVDIYV
- a CDS encoding Slp family lipoprotein — protein: MKLSRRIYLILFAVFGLSACSSLPEELNATTEQVLTDYKMFAESQGQVSSDVRLGGVIAKVDNLKGQTRVEIVNLLISKSGKPDIEQDPRGRFAVYFDGFLEPAAFGSGRLITVVGSGAGEEKGKIGEHEYIFPLMKGQGYRLWKIEERVRMYDTPTYFYPCYSINCRMLRHDFPQDGRVIKQVR
- a CDS encoding alpha/beta hydrolase, giving the protein MHERRFKLAAGTMAALEIGNEKTADLSVVFLHGWLDNAGSFKVLMEQIHHLNPELHLLAVDHFGHGFSSHKSADNYYPFHDYIADLHQLVDELSPNRLMLVGHSLGALVASCYSAALPEQVEALVQIEGAGPITEEPANSLQRLRDGILSRQRQRNKPERAIASFELALKLRMQANQLTVEQLLPIIERGTEQRENLWYWRHDTKLKCASLYRMAQEHANAITSQIRCPHLIVLGEQGFQNLPSEQVDWGPNPPQVISVSGGHHCHLEQILEVANAILGVVNKI